The following are encoded together in the Methylorubrum sp. B1-46 genome:
- the mfd gene encoding transcription-repair coupling factor gives MAKPQPKPPAPASKPQIARFALPKSAPLTKALDAIKRGDSPTLASVPDGFDALVAADLARALSGTFEGPAVLVHVARDSGRSNAFQNALKFVAPEIEAMSFPAWDCQPYDRVSPNAAIAAQRMTALSRLTRSRSSEEKPRILCTTVNALVQRVPPRARVAVETFSAAIGNVVPMDKVVAWVEANGFLRTGTVRDTGEYAVRGGILDLSPPGLPNPIRLDFFGDTLESIRAFDPETQRTVGSLRSLDLVPMSEVQLTTETIRRFRQGYLTSFGAATRDDRLYETVSEGRRYAGLEHWMPLFYDGLDTLFDYLGDVPMLFDPQVEEAASERLSLIQDYFQAREAALKNPQSGVAPYKPLPPRALYLTPNEWKGKVEAGTVARLTPFAQPDSDERAVIDCGARAGRNFAPERADEAASVFDAAVAHIRDLQASGHHVILGSWSDGSRDRLCGVLTDHGLKKPIEINTFTAVNALKRGTDVAVAVWGLEAGFTLDKLAVVAEGDILGDRLVRQKRKSKRPQDIILEVQALQPGDLVVHADHGIGRFVGLKTITAAGAPHDCLELQYAGGLLLLPVENIELLTRYGSEDSEVALDRLGGGAWQARKAKMKRRILEMAGELIKVAAARFVKPAPSLKAPEGLYEEFAARFAFQETEDQANAIDAVLDDLNAGRPMDRLVCGDVGFGKTEVALRAAFASAISGKQVAVVVPTTLLARQHYRTFAERFKGLPINVAQLSRFVSAGDQRQTRAGLAEGKVDIVVGTHALLAKNVAFKDLGLIIVDEEQHFGVAHKERLKALQADVHVLTLSATPIPRTLQLAMTGVRELSIIATPPVDRLAVRTFVTPFDPLLIREALLRERYRGGQAFYVVPRIEDLAEVKRFLDQEMPEVTVAVAHGQMAAGQLEDVMTAFYEGKYDVLLSTTIVESGLDIPTANTLIVHRADMFGLAALYQLRGRVGRSKARAYALFTTPANRQLTTQAEQRLKVLQSLDTLGAGFQLASHDLDIRGAGNLLGDAQSGHIKEVGYELYQQMLEDAVTALKAGIEEPVEEAWSPTIALGAPVTIPEDYVEDLTVRLGLYRRLSTLENDAEMESFGAELIDRFGPLPPEVEQLLKIVTIKILCREANVEKVEAGPKGVVVHFREKSFANPQGLAAMVVEQGSFAKVRPDMSVVFIRELDTVPKRLKETTQIMRGLVTIAKRATKAA, from the coding sequence ATGGCCAAGCCCCAGCCCAAGCCGCCCGCTCCCGCCTCGAAGCCGCAGATTGCCCGCTTCGCCCTGCCGAAATCGGCGCCGCTGACCAAGGCGCTCGATGCGATCAAGCGTGGCGACAGCCCGACGCTGGCCTCCGTGCCCGACGGCTTCGACGCGCTGGTGGCCGCCGACCTCGCCCGGGCGCTGTCGGGCACCTTCGAGGGGCCGGCGGTGCTGGTCCACGTCGCGCGGGATTCCGGGCGCTCCAACGCCTTCCAGAACGCGCTGAAATTCGTCGCTCCCGAGATCGAGGCGATGAGTTTTCCGGCCTGGGACTGCCAGCCCTACGACCGCGTCTCGCCCAATGCCGCGATCGCCGCGCAGCGCATGACCGCGCTCTCGCGGCTGACCCGCTCGCGCTCGTCGGAAGAGAAGCCGCGCATCCTCTGCACCACGGTGAACGCCCTGGTGCAGCGGGTGCCGCCCCGCGCCCGGGTTGCGGTCGAGACCTTCTCGGCGGCGATCGGCAACGTGGTGCCGATGGACAAGGTGGTGGCCTGGGTCGAGGCCAACGGCTTCCTGCGCACCGGCACGGTGCGGGATACCGGCGAGTACGCCGTGCGCGGCGGCATCCTCGATCTCTCGCCGCCGGGCCTGCCGAACCCGATCCGCCTCGACTTCTTCGGCGACACCCTCGAATCGATCCGCGCCTTCGATCCCGAGACGCAGCGCACGGTGGGCTCGCTCCGCTCCCTGGACCTCGTGCCGATGAGCGAGGTGCAGCTCACCACCGAGACGATTCGGCGCTTCCGCCAGGGTTATCTCACGAGCTTCGGCGCGGCGACCCGCGACGACCGGCTCTACGAGACGGTGAGTGAGGGGCGGCGCTATGCCGGCCTCGAGCACTGGATGCCGTTGTTCTACGACGGCCTCGACACCCTGTTCGATTATCTCGGCGACGTGCCGATGCTGTTCGACCCGCAGGTCGAGGAAGCGGCGTCCGAGCGGCTCTCGCTGATCCAGGATTATTTCCAGGCCCGCGAGGCGGCGCTGAAGAACCCGCAATCGGGTGTGGCGCCCTACAAGCCGCTGCCGCCCCGCGCGCTCTACCTCACCCCTAACGAGTGGAAGGGTAAGGTCGAGGCCGGCACGGTGGCGCGGCTCACCCCCTTCGCCCAGCCGGATTCGGATGAGCGGGCGGTGATCGATTGCGGTGCCAGGGCCGGCCGCAACTTCGCGCCCGAGCGGGCCGACGAGGCGGCCAGCGTGTTCGACGCCGCGGTGGCGCATATCCGCGACCTCCAAGCATCCGGGCATCACGTGATCCTTGGATCCTGGTCCGACGGTTCCCGCGACCGGCTCTGCGGCGTGCTGACCGATCACGGCCTGAAAAAACCGATCGAGATCAACACCTTCACGGCCGTGAACGCGCTCAAGCGCGGCACCGACGTGGCGGTCGCGGTCTGGGGCCTGGAGGCGGGCTTCACCCTCGACAAGCTGGCGGTGGTGGCCGAGGGCGACATCCTCGGTGACCGGCTGGTGCGCCAAAAGCGCAAGTCCAAACGGCCCCAGGACATCATCCTGGAAGTGCAGGCGCTCCAGCCCGGCGACCTCGTGGTCCATGCCGATCACGGCATCGGCCGCTTCGTTGGCCTCAAGACCATCACCGCGGCCGGTGCGCCGCACGACTGCCTGGAACTGCAATATGCCGGCGGCCTGCTGCTCTTGCCGGTGGAGAATATCGAGCTTCTGACCCGCTACGGCTCGGAGGATTCCGAGGTCGCGCTGGACCGCCTCGGCGGCGGGGCGTGGCAGGCCCGCAAGGCCAAGATGAAGCGCCGCATCCTCGAGATGGCGGGCGAACTCATCAAGGTGGCCGCCGCGCGCTTCGTGAAGCCCGCTCCCAGCCTCAAGGCCCCGGAGGGGCTCTACGAAGAGTTCGCCGCGCGCTTCGCCTTCCAGGAGACCGAGGATCAGGCCAACGCCATCGACGCGGTGCTCGACGACCTCAATGCCGGGCGTCCGATGGACCGCCTCGTCTGCGGCGATGTCGGCTTCGGCAAGACCGAGGTGGCGCTCCGCGCGGCCTTCGCTTCGGCGATCTCGGGCAAGCAAGTCGCGGTGGTCGTACCCACCACCCTGCTCGCGCGCCAGCACTACCGTACCTTCGCCGAGCGCTTCAAAGGTCTGCCGATCAACGTGGCGCAGCTCTCGCGCTTCGTCTCGGCCGGCGATCAGCGCCAGACCCGCGCGGGGCTGGCCGAAGGCAAGGTCGACATCGTCGTCGGTACCCACGCGTTGCTGGCCAAGAACGTCGCCTTCAAGGATCTCGGCCTCATCATCGTCGATGAGGAGCAGCATTTCGGCGTCGCCCACAAGGAGCGGCTGAAGGCGCTCCAGGCGGACGTCCACGTGCTGACGCTCTCGGCCACCCCGATCCCGCGCACGCTGCAGCTCGCCATGACGGGCGTGCGCGAACTCTCGATCATCGCCACGCCGCCGGTGGATCGGCTGGCCGTGCGCACCTTCGTGACGCCGTTCGATCCCCTTCTGATCCGCGAGGCACTGCTGCGCGAGCGCTACCGTGGCGGACAGGCCTTCTACGTGGTGCCGCGCATCGAGGATCTGGCGGAGGTCAAGCGCTTCCTAGATCAGGAGATGCCGGAGGTGACGGTGGCGGTCGCCCATGGCCAGATGGCAGCGGGCCAGCTCGAGGACGTGATGACCGCGTTCTACGAGGGCAAGTACGACGTGCTGCTCTCGACCACCATCGTCGAATCCGGCCTCGACATCCCGACCGCGAACACGCTGATCGTGCACCGGGCCGACATGTTCGGGCTGGCCGCGCTCTACCAGCTCCGCGGGCGCGTCGGACGCTCCAAGGCGCGGGCCTATGCTCTGTTCACGACGCCGGCCAACCGTCAGCTCACCACCCAGGCCGAGCAGCGGCTCAAGGTGCTCCAGAGCCTCGACACGCTCGGCGCCGGCTTCCAGCTCGCCTCCCACGACCTCGACATCCGCGGTGCCGGCAATTTGCTTGGCGACGCCCAGTCCGGCCACATCAAGGAAGTGGGCTACGAACTCTACCAGCAGATGCTAGAGGACGCCGTCACCGCGCTCAAGGCCGGGATCGAGGAGCCGGTGGAGGAGGCGTGGTCGCCGACCATCGCGCTCGGCGCGCCCGTGACGATCCCGGAGGATTACGTCGAGGATCTCACCGTCCGACTCGGTCTCTACCGCCGCCTCTCCACGCTGGAGAACGACGCCGAGATGGAGAGTTTTGGGGCCGAGCTGATCGACCGCTTCGGGCCCCTCCCGCCGGAGGTGGAGCAGCTCCTGAAGATCGTGACCATCAAGATCCTGTGCCGCGAGGCCAATGTCGAGAAAGTCGAGGCCGGGCCGAAGGGCGTCGTGGTCCACTTCCGCGAAAAGTCCTTCGCCAACCCGCAGGGGCTCGCCGCCATGGTCGTGGAGCAGGGCTCCTTCGCCAAGGTCCGTCCCGACATGAGCGTCGTGTTCATCCGCGAACTCGACACCGTGCCCAAGCGCCTGAAGGAGACGACGCAGATCATGCGCGGCCTCGTGACCATCGCCAAGCGGGCGACGAAGGCGGCGTGA